The following nucleotide sequence is from Channa argus isolate prfri chromosome 9, Channa argus male v1.0, whole genome shotgun sequence.
TATTGCATTGTTACAAAATATTCCTTTTATACTATAGTTACACAGTTTACTTTGAGTAACCATTATAACTGTGACTGCAACATGACAGGCAGGTAAAGACCAAGCTAAAACCAGAAAGATACCAACAATTCTGTTCTTCATAATagttggatattgcagaggtttacatatagacacatatctgtcataggccaTGGCTGCTAACAGTAAGAATTCTGAACTACTTAAAGTGTAATATAGAAACAACTGGAAGAGACAGGCTGAATatgatatgatctgtttttcagataaaaagTCAATTAAGAGCTTTGGGTACATTGAGGTGCTAAAAAGAACCGAGTTCAGtaacaaagctgcaatgaaaatgtacattggctcatggaggtttttgTGAATCCAGATCAGAGATATGATGGTGATATTTAAGCAGATTATGagaatatatactgtaaatgtaataagaaaataaagataCTTATATTTGTGCACATCCACGTATCCACGCATTGTTATATATGTTACATTAAGTTCATGATCCATTACTGTTGGTTAAAGTAAATgctaaatagaaaaacattcacattaccAAAACAGCAGACAAGTACACTGTACTGGCCTTTCTTACTTATTGTACCTGATGTATGTTCATCTGCAAAATTCAGAAAGTGAACTGCTGGAAGGTTTGAAAGTTTATATCATAATGCTTCATCCTCCATGGAGCTTATTAACCTTGCTATCAAAATAGATCCAGATATGTTTATAATATTCCTTAGAGGCCGGATGCTATAGCATTGTTTGATGTGTGTCCCATTTTGTCCTTTCTGTAACTTACCATTTTTATGCTGAATGTGTTTGACATCTCACTAAAAACAAGATCTTCTTCAGATCCCCCTGCTTAATttagaaatgtatgttttgatTCATGAACCCCTGAGGTTAGCAGTCCTATCCAAGCTGTAAAAGAGTATGTAAGTAATATGTAACACACGTTATTTGTAACTTCTTGtacttcctttgtttcttcacTGTGTTTCACCATAAGGCTTTTCTACACCGGCAGGCTGGTTAACTTTATCTGTGTATTATCAACAGATCCCTGTTCTCATCCAGAGACTCAGGACATGGTGCTCTACTAGAAGACGTCATGTTTCCCACCTGTGCCCcctcacccagaccactttgtcaccagtctcttcttctcttgccctgtggaactgccagtctgcagtgaacaaggccgactttattccagcttttgctacacattCAGTTGTTCAGCTGCTTGCACTGCATCCTGTATCACACCACAGAACATGGCCACCCCAGCTGCCCTCTCCACTAATTTTGCCATCTCTCACgctcctcgctcatcaggtcgTTTCTTTTTTCACCCACAGCAGCCATCTGTTATCCTTTGAATATCATGCCATTAGGATTACGGCACAAATTACAGTTCATGAGATTGTGATCTATTgaccaccgggccagctgggAAACCTCTGTTTTGAGCTTGACATCTTGCTGTCCCATTTCCCTAAAGACGGTACTCCTCTTATCATCTTGAGAGACCTGACCATCGacctggacaaacctc
It contains:
- the LOC137132860 gene encoding olfactory receptor 11A1-like: MDHELNVTYITMRGYVDVHKYKYLYFLITFTVYILIICLNITIISLIWIHKNLHEPMYIFIAALLLNSVLFSTSMYPKLLIDFLSEKQIISYSACLFQLFLYYTLSSSEFLLLAAMAYDRYVSICKPLQYPTIMKNRIVGIFLVLAWSLPACHVAVTVIMVTQSKLCNYSIKGIFCNNAIYELQCEQSKVPTMYGVIALIDLVVLPVFFIVFTYTKILLIAYRSSREVRKTAAETCLPHLLVLFSFYCLNVYDVTIARVESNLSATARFIMTLQVVLYHPLFNPLIYGLKMKEISKHLKHLFCPAKN